The sequence below is a genomic window from Paenibacillus silvisoli.
TGAGGCTCAGCCCCGATAATGGCAATTTCATAGCGCTGCGGATTGAGCTTGAGCAGCTGTTCAACGAAGGAAACGCCGGCCATTCCGTTTCCGATCATGACTAATTTTTTTCTCATGGCTAATCTCCCCTTACGTTTTTGTTGCGGAACGTCTTCCGGCATGGCTGCGCGTAAACAGAAAAAGCCTATCCACTCGTCGCAGTTGACGAATCAGATAGGCTCCATTGCCGGACTTTAGAGGGCACGCCATTGTGCCATCGCAGTAAAGTATATGCCTAAAGTATATGACGCGAAAAATTACATGTCAATATACATAACATAAATTTAACAAGGGAGTTAGCACAAAAAAGGGAGGAAGACGCATAAATTGGGGAATAGCCCCAATAAACCGTCGACATTCTGAGGGAGGGTATGTTATATTTTATTACAAATTTGCAGGCTGAGTGCCTAGCCGAGGTGAGCGATGATGAAATCAATCCTCGTAGTTGAGGAAGGAAGGGCACCCGTGTCGATGCACAGCTTGCAGCAAAACTGCCGGACGCTGCACAGGGCGGCAAGCGTCGATGAGGTAAGAAGCTTGATAAACGTCGCGGATGCCGCCGTGATGCATGTGCCGCTGGAGCGGATGCAGCATTGGCAGTCGGCCATTGCGGGGATGAAGAGGCTGCCGACGCTGTGGCTGTGTACGGAGAGCGCGGTGCCGGGCGAATTGGATTTCGGATTCACGCTGGACGGCGTTCTATTCAGCTCGATGAACACGTTGGAGATGGGGGTCGCGCTCAAATGGGGACAACGCGTATTTCTGCAGAGGAAGCGTTGGGCCGAAGAGAGGGAGCAGCTGCTGCAGCGGCTCGACGAGCGGAAATGGATCGATCAGGCGAAGGCCGTTCTCTGCGAGGTCAAAGGGATTTCCGAGGCAGAGGCGTACGACTTCCTGAGGAAGCAGGCGATGAACGAACGCAAACGGATCGGCGATATCGCCGCTTCTATCGTGAAGGTGTACCAGCTTATCCACGGCTAACGCGTCTTCAATGAAAAATATGTGTCAGCTATATTGACATCACTTTTCCCCACACCCTATAATGGCAACTAAGATCACAATGATGTGAATCGGAATAAACGAATATGGGCTGCCACACCGACGTGGAGCCGTTGGCAATGAGGCCGTATTGCAGCATAACGCTGCGATGCGGCCTTTTCTTGTGTTAGAAACGCTTACAAAAATCAGTTCTACACGTTGGAGAGGAGTTTTGAACGATGATGAATCGCGATGGATTTTTAAAGAGCGGACACACCCCTTCCCTGCTGAGCGCGTTCCTGTACTTTGATATGAGTTTTATGGTGTGGGTGCTGCTCGGCCCCTTGGCCGTCATCATTATGAGCGACTATCAGATGGACGCCGCTCAAAAAGCCAATCTTGTGGCGCTGCCGGTGCTAGGCGGCTCCGTCCTCCGTCTCGTGCTCGGTTATCTCACGGATGTCATCGGGCCGAAGCGGACCGGGCAAATCGGTATCGCCCTCACGATGGTGCCGCTTGTCTGGGGCTGGAAATTCGTCGATTCGCTTAGCGAGCTGTATATCGTCGCCCTGCTGCTCGGCGTCGCCGGCGCTTCGTTCGCCGCCGCGCTGCCGCTCGCGAGCCGCTGGTATCCGCCAAAGTATCAAGGGCTGGCGATGGGCATCGCCGGCGCGGGCAACAGCGGCACGGTATTCGCGACGCTGTTCGCCAACCGGATCGCCCAGCATTACGGCAGCTGGCACGCCGTATTCGGGCTGGCGCTCATTCCGATCGCGCTCGTGTTCATCGCGTTCACGCTGCTCGCCAAGGACAGCCCGAACCAGCCGTCGCCGCGCAAGCTCTCCGATTACGGCGCGGTGCTGAAGCAGCGCGATACGTGGATGTTCTGCATGCTGTACGCCGTAACGTTCGGCGGCTTCGTCGGGATGTCCAACTACTTGACGATCTTCTTCAACACGCAATATGGGCTGAGCCCCGTTCGCGCCGCTGATTTTGCGACCGTCTGCGTCATTGCGGGCAGCTTCTTCCGACCCGTGGGCGGGTGGCTGGCCGACCGGCTTGGCGGCATCCGCATGCTGATTGCGCTGTACGCGGTCGTCGCCATTATGATGGCCTGCATTTCCACGCTGCCGCCGCTCCCGCTCATGATCGGGCTCTTGTTTATCGCCATGATGGCCCTTGGCATGGGCAACGGCTCGGTATTCCAGCTCGTCCCGCTCCGCTTCCAGAACGAGATCGGCATCGTCACCGGCATTGTCGGCGCGGCCGGCGGGCTCGGGGGCTATTTTCTCCCGAAGGTGCTCGGCAATTTGAAGCTTTCCGCCGGCACGTATACGCCTGGCTTTCTCATCCTGAGCGGCGTGGCCCTGCTCTGCATCGCCCTCATCTTCCTCGTGCAGGGCGCTTGGAAGAAAACATGGATCGGCAGCGGCGGCAAAGCGCGCGTCGAGTCGCCGGCCATGCAGAACACCGTTGCATCATAAAGGAACATCGAGGGAGGAATCCGCATGCGCGCATTACCGATTGCAGCCGCCCCCGGCGCCGAACGGATCAGCTCCCACTGCTGCTTTTGCAGCATGCAGTGCGGGATCGAGCTGCTGCCGGACTCCGGCGGCGCCGGCTTCGACATTAAGCCCAGCCCGGATTTTCCGGTCGCTACCGGGCGGCTGTGCCAGAAGGGGCTGAACGCCCTCGGGCACACCGTGCACGAGGAGCGCCTCCTCGCGCCGCTGCGCCGTAGCGGACCGGCCCTGCCGGGAACGCCGTGGCGGCAGACGGATTGGGATGAGGCGCTTGACGGCATCGCTTCCTCGATCCGTTCCATACAAGAGCGGCACGGCCGCGATGCCGTGTCCCTATTCGGCGGCGGTTCGCTGACGAACGAGGTCTGCTACCTGCTCGGCAAATTCGCGCGGGTCGCGCTTCGCACCAAATACATCGATTATAACGGCCGCTACTGCATGTCCTCCGCGGCCGCCGCGCAAATGCGCGCCTTCGGCATCGACCGGGGGATGAACGTGCCGCTCGACGATTTGCAGATGGCTCAATATATTATTTTGGCGGGAACCAATATCGCGGAGTGCCAGCCGACCATGGTGCCTTACCTGCTCGCCGCCAAGAAACGAGGCGCCGTCATCGTCACTATCGACCCGCGTCCAACGATGACCTCCAAGCTGGCCGACATCCATGTCAACCTGCAGCCGGGCTTCGACTCCGTGTTCGTAAACAGCTTGCTGCATGTCATTCTGAACGAGAACCTCCATAACCAAGCCTATGTGGACGCCCACACGACAGGCATGGAGGAGGTGCGGCAGGCGGTGCGGGATTTCTCGCCGGAGACGGTGTCCGGCTACACCGGAATCCCGAAGGAAGTCATTCGCACCATCGCTCGCGGCTTCGCCCGGGCGGAGACCGGCGTCGTGCTGACGGCGCGCGGCATCGAGCAGCAAGTGAACGGCGTGGAGCACACGCTGAACTACATCAATCTCTGTCTGGTCACGGGCAAAATGGGCCGTCCCGGCTGCGGCTTCGGCCCCGTCACCGGCCAAGCGAACGGCCAAGGCGGCCGCGAGCACGGGCAGAAGGCCGACCAGCTGCCGGGCTACCGGATGATCGACGACCCCGAAGCTAGACGGCACATTGCCGGGATATGGGGCATTGAGCCCGAGGAGCTGCCAGGCAAAGGCGTGTCCGCCTACGAGCTGTTCGACCGGATTCATGAGGGTGAAATCAAGGCGATGATCGTGCTGGGCTCCAACCCGCTCGTCTCGAGCCCGAACAACGCCCGCGTCGAGGAAGCGTTGAAGAAGCTGGAGCTGCTCGTCGTCATCGACCTGTTCGAAACGGAAACCGCCGCCTATGCTCATTGGCTGCTGCCGGGCTCGACGTTCTTAGAGGCGGAAGGCACGCTGACGAACCTCGAGGGCCGCGTCTTTCACCGGCCGCGCGCCCTGCAGACGCCCGGCATGGTGATGGAAGACTACAAGCTGATCTCGCTGCTGGCCGAGCGGCTGGGGCGAGGCGCTTACTTCCGGTACGACTCGCCGGAAGCGGTATTCGAGGAGCTAAGCCGCGCGAGCGCCGGCGGCAAAGCGGATTACGGCGGCATGACCTACGCGCGGATTAAGGAGAAGAAGGGGCTGTTCTGGCCATGCCCGTCGCCGGAGCACCCGGGAACGCCGCGCATGTTCGAGAACGGCGTCTTCTATCATCCGGACGGGCGCGCCAAGCTGCACGGCATCGAGCCGAAGAAGCCCGCCGAGACGACGTGCCGCGACTACCCTTATATTTTGACGACCGGCCGACTCGGCAATCATTATTTGAGCGGCACCCAAACGCGGCGCACCGCGGCGCTCATGAAGAAGGCGCCGGTGCCCGTCGCGGAGATCCATCTGTCCGCGGCCGAGCGGCTGCTGCTCCGCCCCGGCGACCGGCTCCGCCTGACGACGCGGCGCGGCACGATGGTCATCGACGTGAAGGTGGTGCAGGATATCCACCCGACGACGGTGTTCGTGCCGTTCCACTGGGGCGGCGAGCACTCCGTCAACAAGCTGACGAGCGACGCGTTGAACCCGATCAGCCGCATGCCGGAGTTCAAGGTATGCGCGGTCCGGCTCGAGCGCGTTGCGCCGTAAAGCAAAATACCCCCGACGGAAGAGCGGCTATCTATCGCTCTCCATCGGGGGTATTTTCATCTATTTAGCTGCCGCAGATATTGATCGAACAGCTCCGGATTGTTCAAGTTGACGAACGCCGCTTCCTCTTCCGGCTCGCAGTCCAGCAAGATCGTATCCAGGTCGCCGAGCAGCCCCATGACGCGTAGATCCCGCTGCTCCAGCCGCTTCGCAAGCGTATCCGCGATGCGGGTATGGTAGAGCGCGTGAAACGGCTGCCCTTCCGTTCGGATCACATCCGGCTCCCTGCTAGTAGCGGCCGTTTGAGCCATGCGGCGGAAGAGCGACGGCGACAGCAAGGGCATGTCGCACGCCATGACGAAGCCGTAGCCCGGCTCCGGCAGCGCGGAGAGCGCCGCATGCAATCCGGCCAGCGGGCCGCAATCGGGATACCGATCGCTCACGTAGACGACATTCGCCGCAAGCCCGGCCAGCTGCTCCCGATAGACCGCTTCGCGTCCGCCGTCACCGACGGAGAGGACGATGCGGCTCAGGCCAAGCGCGGCCATCTGATCGGCAAGCCGCCGCAGCAGCGTCGTTTCGCCGATGCGCAGCAGCGCCTTGTCCGTCCCCATCCTCCGGCTCTGCCCGCCGGCGAGTATAATGCCGCAAAGCCCTTTTTCAGCGGCTTCACCCGCCCCAGCCCGAACCGTCGCTCCGTCCAGCCGATCTACTCCCTCCGCTGCCATCAACCTATCCTGCCTCCTGATCATTCCGCGGCAATGCCGTTATTTTTCCTCGTTTTGCTTCTCGTTGCCCCATAAAGTCGGCGAAGCACCGTTCGCATTGCGCCACGCATGTCTCCATCTATGCACGTCGACGACGCCTACTTCCGGCATGTTGCCGCGCTCTTCCTTCGGCGGAAGCGCCGGGAACGGCTTGTGCGGCTCGCTTTGGTACCAATACGAGACGGTCGACAAGTCCAGCGTCAGGCTGTTGTCGTGGCCATGCTCGATGCTGGCGTGGAGCGATTTTTCGAAACGGATCGGATCCTCCAGGAAGAAGCGGTAGCAATGGGTGCGTCCCATCCAGCCCAGCTTCGCCGGCACCTTCGCATAACCGAAATACGGGTGCGCGTACACCTCGTTCGGACACCAGGAGCTGTTGAAGAAATCCTCCGTCCCTGTACCGTGCAGGGAGCCCGGCCAGTCTTCGCCGTCGATCAGCCACATGTCGTCGCCTTCTCCGTACCACATCGGACCGGGGTTATCTACATAATAGTTGATTCCCACGAATTGTCCACTGCCTTCGATATCCGCGAACACATAGTTATGCTCGGTCGTAGGGTTTGCCGATTGCGGCGCGACGACGCCCCACTCGGTCTCGCCCTCGTCCGGATGCACGCCTGTCACCTCGCGGTTCCACCATGCGTGAAATCTGCCTTCCGAGGCAGGAATCTCCGGGTGCTGCTCGAAATCGATATAGTAATAGAAGCTGTTGATTTGCTCCGACGATTGGTTCTCCAGCGTAATGCGCGCCCCGTCGCCGAACGGCATCGGGAAATAACAGTTGAACGCTTTGCCGTTCGCAGGCGCGGCCGCCAGCGGCAGCGACGCGAAGTTATATTCCTCGCCCCAGCCTTGGCCGAAGAAATCGCCGAGCGGAGCCTCGACGCTTGGAGACTCCTCGCCGTCCCAATACATGCGAATGACGGCGTTGCGGCGGATGAATTTGTCCGGCGTGCTGACGGTAATCCAAATATGTTTAATGATGCCCGCGCCTGCGATTACGGCAAGGTCTGCCGTCTCTCCCGCAGGAATCGTAATATAATCTGCGTTTCCGCCGGAGCGGTCGTAGCTCGAAATGCGCTTTGTTTTGATTTGCGGCTGAATTTTGCTGATGCGATCTAGCATAGGTTGTCTCGTCCTCCCTCAACTTGGATCATGCTTAGCTTGATTATAAAGAACGGGATGAAATAAAGATTTACCACGATCCGATCACTTTTTAACAACAATTGCTCTCATTCGAACATCACCCGAAGGCTAAGGGGAGGCAAACATGACGTGAAGGAGCCGCACACCATCTCCAATTTAAGCCCGTATGTCCGCGTTGCCATGGAAAGCACGCTGCCGTCGACGTGGGTGCTGCAGGAACGCGAAATATGGGATTACGAAATTTTGTACCTGCAAGAAGGGCGTTTGCTTGTCACCGTTGAAGGCGAGCAGTATGAGGGGCTCCCCGGCGACATCTTCGTCTTTAAACCGCGGCAGCGCCACTCGATCCGGGTGCTGGACGATAAGCCCGTGAGCCAGCCGCACGTTCATTTCGATCTGTTCGAGCTGCCGGACAGTCCGGAGCTGCCCGTCTCGTTCGAGACGTACGGCCAAATGTCGGCCCAGCAGAAGAGCTGGTTCCGGCCGAACCTAATGGCGGACGGCCCGCTTGCGCTGCCGAGCCGGATTCGGCTGCGCCATCCGAAACGGTTCGAGGCGCTGCTCTTCGAGCTCATCGAGGAATTTCAATTGCAGCTGGAGCTTTGCGACGTGTCGTGCAAAGGGCTCCTGCTCACCCTGCTGACCTACTTGATCCGGCAAAATGGCCAAAACACCGCGCAGCCCGGCCCGGACATCCAAGCGATCCGCCGTCATCTTCATGCCAAATGGAACAGCGAGATGACGCTCGAGGAGCTGTCCGAGCTGTTCAACATCAGCAAGTATCACTTGGTCCGGACATTTAAAAAGCACTACGAAGCCACGCCGATCCAGTACCACCGCCAAATTCGGATCGACAAAGCGAAGCAGCTGCTGCGCTACTCCAATTTTACAATCCAGCAAATCGCCGACCAGCTCGGTTTCGGCAGCATCCATGCGTTCAGCCGCGCCTTCAAGATGGCCGAGGGCGTGCCGCCCATCTCCTTCCGGACGAAAAGCGCGCCTGTGCCCGTCAAGGAGGGACGCTAGACTGCCGCAGTTGTTTTTGACAACAAATAGAGCTCGTTTTGACCAAGCTTTTCGTCGTCTAAGCTTTTATAATGGCCCTATTATGACCATATAAGGGAGTGGCGGCTGATGAGCAGAGTGGTTATCGATAATAAAGGCATTCCCCCGCTGGCAGGCATTTGCACATACGAAGAAGCTTGTAAGCCCGGCTTCACCGTCGACCGGAGCGTCGAGCTGTTGAAACGGTTCAACTACATTTCCAAAGGACTCAACCAGATGCTGTCCGCGCATCTGGCCCGCGCGCCCGAGTGGGAAGTGAAATGCGCCTTCGGCTACCATCTGTGGCTCGACGCCGAGCACAGCGCCGCCATCCGCAAACGGGTGTCCGAAATGCGCGAGCCTCCCCTCGGCCTCGACCAAGTGCCGGACGACAAGCTTCGCGTCTGGCTCGACGAAGCGATTCGCGGCGACGACACGATCGAGCTGTTGGTCGGCTTTTATCGCGTGATCCGCGGCGAGATCATCAGGGCGTTGAACCGTTATCTCGATGAGGTGAACCGGATTGCCGAGCACCCTACTTACCGTCTGATGCGCGGCATGCTGCAGGATCAGGAGGAAATGCTGGCATGGGGCGAGCAGGCTTTGGCCGCGCTGGTCGATTCGCCGGAGAAGCGGCAGCATGCGGAGCAATGGGAACGGCACCTGCTCGCATTCCTTCATGCGGCTGGCGGAATATTTCGCGATGACACGCCTGACCCGTCGTACACGGCCACTCCCCGCTCGGACGGGCAGAAGTACGAAATGGACCCTGCTCCGAGGAGAGATGAACGGTTCATCGACCCTTACAACACTTCCGCGCAGATCGATTCGTATTTCTGGGACGAGAACTGCTCCCCGGAAGAACGCGCGTATTCGCTCGTCTATAAGCGGCTTCGGGAGATGGACGTACCGGAATGGATGGGCCCGATTTTATACAAAATCGAGGGCAAGCCGTGGGAGTACTACGTGGATCTGAGCCGCCAGCTATGGGATGAAACGCGGCACGCGATGCTCGGGGAAATCGGCCTCTATTACGGCGGCGTCCCGTATTATAAATACCCGATCCCGATGGGCGCTTCCATGATTTTGAACACGGAGCTGAGCCCGACGGAAGCGCATCTTATTCTATGGCGGATCGAGCAAAGCCTCATGCCGAAGCAGACCGGCAAGCAGAAGGAATGGGAAATCGCCAAGGATACCGGCAACCCGATCTCCCTGTTGATTCAGGATTACGATTGGGCGGACGAAGTGCTGCATGCCCAGATCGGGCGCAAGTGGCTCGTACCGGACTACGGCAGCCTGGCGGCGACGACGGAAATCGCGGACCAAGCGATGAAGGCTTGGGGGCAAGCGGCAGGAAAAACGGCGGCGTGGTCGGAGCAGACGGAATGGTGGCCGCAGCTGATCGAGGAACTCCGGGAGAACGCGAAGAAGCTGGCAGCGGCTTCAACGGATGCATAGCTAGTTGGAAAGCCATGAGCGCTTACGGGTGCGCATGGCTTTTTTTGTTATGCCTAGGCTTGTTGCGGGCGGGATCCACGAATAGCCAATTGACGGGCGGCGGGAATTTGAACTACAATTGTGGCGTTGCTTAGTAATTTACTAAATTACTAATTTACTAAATATGAAAGGAGCTGATTTCATGGATAAAAGCAAACGCAAAGAGCTGCTGGAAGAGTATAAACAGCTGAAAACGTACATGGGCGTCATTCAAATTACGAACACGACCAACGGCAAGCGGTATATCGACAGCCATCCCAACCTGAAAAATAAGTGGTTCACCATTAAGGCGCAATTGGAGATGGGCCGATTCGCTAACCTTCAGCTGCAGAAGGATTGGAAGGAACTCGGGGAAGCCGCGTTCACGTTCGAGGAGCTGGAGAGCAAAGAGACCGACCAGGTGACCGACATGAAGTGGGAGCTGAAGCAGATGGAGAAGCCTTGGCTCGAGAAGCTTCAGCCTTATGGGGAGAAAGGGTACAATAAGCCGCCGGTTAGGTGAGGGCCGAGCCGGCTTGTGTGAATTGCTATCGGACATGGGTGTCCGTTAGACGTTTCTCGTGCCCCATGCTACCGCTAACGGTTGCCACGCACGCTATTTCGCCTTCAATGGCCTTTTTGAAACTGTAACGGTTGTCAGTAACGCTATTTGGCGATTTCGGCAGCGGATTCTACCGATTCGGGCGAAATAAGCGCTCTAACAACCGTTAGATCGCAAAAAGGGCTGTTATCGCGCAAATAAGCGCCGCGGCAACCGTTAGCGGCAGACGCGGCTTTTCCAGACAACAAAAAAGGCAGAAGCGGTGGCCGTGTTTACGTCATAGCCCTGTGATTCCAAAAGTTCCTTGTACAGGCTGTTGCCGCCCATGGAGATCAGGAGCTGCATGACGGTTTCAAAGGGCAGTTTTTTCTTGCGGGTAAAATCTTTTTCAGGGTTTTTGACATAAGATGCTGGTGCAGCTGACATTTCTCGTATAAGGGATGTCAGCTTTTGTTCTAGTGAATTCGCGTACTCATTCATGGGCGAAAACCTCCTTGTTTTTCCAAGGGGCTTCGCCACATATTTTCAACTTCTTGTCAAGTTCTATTTTCTTTTTCGCACACAAAAAAAGAGCGGGGCTATCTTTTCGATAACCTGCTCTTTTATTAATTTTTAAGCTCTGTCCCTTAACTTAATGACATTGCCCTATCAGGGGCGCCCTTTTACCGCATGATCAAGCCTTCGGATCGAACGAGCTCTTCAGCGACACGATCCGGTTGAACACGACCTTCGACGCGCTCGTATGGTTCGGATCGACGTTGAAGTAGCCATGGCGGAAGAACTGGAACTTGTCCTGGCCTTTCGCTTCCTTCATGTTCGGCTCGACGAAGCCTTGCAGCACTTCGAGCGAGTTCGGGTTGATGCGCTCGAGGAACTCCTTGTCCTCGTTCTCCGGGTTGTCGAGCAGCAGCGGCTCGAACAGGCGGAATTCCGCCCGCACCGCTTGGGACGCCTCCACCCAGTGGATGGTGCCCTTCACCTTGCGGCCGGTGAAGCCCGACCCGCTCTTCGTCTCCGGATCGTACGTGCAGCGAAGCTCCACGACATTGCCCGCCTCGTCCTTGATAACCTCTTGGCAGGTAATGAAATAAGCATGCTTCAGACGAACCTCGTTGCCCGGGAACAAACGGAAATATTTGCTCGGCGGGTTCTCCATGAAGTCGTCCTGCTCGATATAAATTTCGCGCGAGAACGGAATTTGGCGGCTGCCCATCTCTTCGTTCTCCGCGTTGTTCTCGGCTTCCAGCATCTCCACTTGCCCTTCCGGGTAGTTGGTGATGACGACCTTCAGCGGCGCAAGCACGGCCATCGTGCGCGGCGCCTTCAGCTTCAAATCCTCGCGGATGAAGAACTCCAGCATCCGCTCGTCCACGACGCTGTACGCGCGGGCAACGCCGATTTCGCGGCAGAACGCGCGGAGCGCTTCGGGCGTGAAGCCTTTGCGGCGAAGGCCGCTGATCGTCGGCATGCGCGGGTCGTCCCAGCTTTCGACGACGCCTTGATCGACCAGCATTTTGAGGTAACGCTTGCTCATGATCGTATTCGTCACGTTCAAGCGGGCAAACTCATATTGGCGCGGCTGCGACGACATTTCGCATTCTTCGATGACCCAGTCGTACAGCGGACGGTGATCTTCGAACTCCAGCGTACAGATCGAGTGCGTAACGCCTTCGATCGCGTCGCTGATCGGGTGCGCGTAATCGTACATCGGATAGATGCACCACGCGTCGCCCGTCCGGTGATGATGAGCGTGCGCGATCCGGTACAGCGCAGGGTCGCGCAGGTTGATGTTCGGCGAAGCCATATCGATCTTGGCGCGCAGAATCCGCTCGCCGTCCTTGAATTCGCCGGCGCGCATGCGAGCGAACAAGTCGAGATTCTCTTCCACGCTGCGGTCGCGGTACGGGCTGTTCTTGCCCGGTTCGGTCAGCGAGCCGCGCAGTTCGCGCATTTGCTCCGCGTTCAGATCGCAGACGAACGCTTTGCCCTTCTTGATCAGAAGCACCGCGCGGTTATACAGCTCTTCGAAATAATCGGATGCAAACCGCAGATCGTCCCATTCAAAGCCGAGCCAAGTTACGTCCTCTTGGATCGATTCGACATACTCCGTATCTTCCTTAACAGGGTTCGTATCGTCAAAACGCAGGTTCGTCTTCCCGCCGTATTCGTCGGCCAGCTCGAAATTCAAGCAAATCGACTTGGCATGACCGATGTGCAGGTACCCGTTCGGCTCCGGCGGAAACCGGGTAACGACCTCGTTTACTTTGCCGGCTTTTAAATCTTCAGCCACGATATTTTTAATAAAGTTAGAGGATGATGTCTTGTTCTCCTTCTCCATACACGACCAACCTTTCAAAACCTCAATGTTATCCTACTATCATACACAATTTTCAGAGGGTTTATAAATAGCTATCTTGACTTTGCCGCGCACAAATAAATATACTTAGGTTAGCTAACTAAATTAAATTCGACAAAAAGGAGTTTACGCCCCATGAAAGGAGACTGCGAGCACGACCACAGCAGCACGGCGCACGACCTCATTCGCGCGATGCGCCAGCTGCGGAATATCGCGATGAATAACCGAAAGCCGTTCGAAAATTGCACGCCGGCCGAAACGATGACGCTGTTCTGCGTCGGCCGAGGGATGGAGCATCATCCCGACGGACTCAAAGCGTCCGAGCTGAGCGCCATCATGAACGTCGCGTCGCCGACGCTCACGCAAACGGTCAACGTGCTGACTGCGAGAGGGCTGCTGGAGCGCAGCGCCGATCCGGCCGACCGCCGCGTCGTG
It includes:
- a CDS encoding GIY-YIG nuclease family protein, which codes for MDKSKRKELLEEYKQLKTYMGVIQITNTTNGKRYIDSHPNLKNKWFTIKAQLEMGRFANLQLQKDWKELGEAAFTFEELESKETDQVTDMKWELKQMEKPWLEKLQPYGEKGYNKPPVR
- a CDS encoding molybdopterin oxidoreductase family protein, with protein sequence MRALPIAAAPGAERISSHCCFCSMQCGIELLPDSGGAGFDIKPSPDFPVATGRLCQKGLNALGHTVHEERLLAPLRRSGPALPGTPWRQTDWDEALDGIASSIRSIQERHGRDAVSLFGGGSLTNEVCYLLGKFARVALRTKYIDYNGRYCMSSAAAAQMRAFGIDRGMNVPLDDLQMAQYIILAGTNIAECQPTMVPYLLAAKKRGAVIVTIDPRPTMTSKLADIHVNLQPGFDSVFVNSLLHVILNENLHNQAYVDAHTTGMEEVRQAVRDFSPETVSGYTGIPKEVIRTIARGFARAETGVVLTARGIEQQVNGVEHTLNYINLCLVTGKMGRPGCGFGPVTGQANGQGGREHGQKADQLPGYRMIDDPEARRHIAGIWGIEPEELPGKGVSAYELFDRIHEGEIKAMIVLGSNPLVSSPNNARVEEALKKLELLVVIDLFETETAAYAHWLLPGSTFLEAEGTLTNLEGRVFHRPRALQTPGMVMEDYKLISLLAERLGRGAYFRYDSPEAVFEELSRASAGGKADYGGMTYARIKEKKGLFWPCPSPEHPGTPRMFENGVFYHPDGRAKLHGIEPKKPAETTCRDYPYILTTGRLGNHYLSGTQTRRTAALMKKAPVPVAEIHLSAAERLLLRPGDRLRLTTRRGTMVIDVKVVQDIHPTTVFVPFHWGGEHSVNKLTSDALNPISRMPEFKVCAVRLERVAP
- a CDS encoding AraC family transcriptional regulator, yielding MKEPHTISNLSPYVRVAMESTLPSTWVLQEREIWDYEILYLQEGRLLVTVEGEQYEGLPGDIFVFKPRQRHSIRVLDDKPVSQPHVHFDLFELPDSPELPVSFETYGQMSAQQKSWFRPNLMADGPLALPSRIRLRHPKRFEALLFELIEEFQLQLELCDVSCKGLLLTLLTYLIRQNGQNTAQPGPDIQAIRRHLHAKWNSEMTLEELSELFNISKYHLVRTFKKHYEATPIQYHRQIRIDKAKQLLRYSNFTIQQIADQLGFGSIHAFSRAFKMAEGVPPISFRTKSAPVPVKEGR
- a CDS encoding glycoside hydrolase family 172 protein, which codes for MLDRISKIQPQIKTKRISSYDRSGGNADYITIPAGETADLAVIAGAGIIKHIWITVSTPDKFIRRNAVIRMYWDGEESPSVEAPLGDFFGQGWGEEYNFASLPLAAAPANGKAFNCYFPMPFGDGARITLENQSSEQINSFYYYIDFEQHPEIPASEGRFHAWWNREVTGVHPDEGETEWGVVAPQSANPTTEHNYVFADIEGSGQFVGINYYVDNPGPMWYGEGDDMWLIDGEDWPGSLHGTGTEDFFNSSWCPNEVYAHPYFGYAKVPAKLGWMGRTHCYRFFLEDPIRFEKSLHASIEHGHDNSLTLDLSTVSYWYQSEPHKPFPALPPKEERGNMPEVGVVDVHRWRHAWRNANGASPTLWGNEKQNEEK
- a CDS encoding glutamine--tRNA ligase/YqeY domain fusion protein is translated as MEKENKTSSSNFIKNIVAEDLKAGKVNEVVTRFPPEPNGYLHIGHAKSICLNFELADEYGGKTNLRFDDTNPVKEDTEYVESIQEDVTWLGFEWDDLRFASDYFEELYNRAVLLIKKGKAFVCDLNAEQMRELRGSLTEPGKNSPYRDRSVEENLDLFARMRAGEFKDGERILRAKIDMASPNINLRDPALYRIAHAHHHRTGDAWCIYPMYDYAHPISDAIEGVTHSICTLEFEDHRPLYDWVIEECEMSSQPRQYEFARLNVTNTIMSKRYLKMLVDQGVVESWDDPRMPTISGLRRKGFTPEALRAFCREIGVARAYSVVDERMLEFFIREDLKLKAPRTMAVLAPLKVVITNYPEGQVEMLEAENNAENEEMGSRQIPFSREIYIEQDDFMENPPSKYFRLFPGNEVRLKHAYFITCQEVIKDEAGNVVELRCTYDPETKSGSGFTGRKVKGTIHWVEASQAVRAEFRLFEPLLLDNPENEDKEFLERINPNSLEVLQGFVEPNMKEAKGQDKFQFFRHGYFNVDPNHTSASKVVFNRIVSLKSSFDPKA
- a CDS encoding nitrate/nitrite transporter, which translates into the protein MNRDGFLKSGHTPSLLSAFLYFDMSFMVWVLLGPLAVIIMSDYQMDAAQKANLVALPVLGGSVLRLVLGYLTDVIGPKRTGQIGIALTMVPLVWGWKFVDSLSELYIVALLLGVAGASFAAALPLASRWYPPKYQGLAMGIAGAGNSGTVFATLFANRIAQHYGSWHAVFGLALIPIALVFIAFTLLAKDSPNQPSPRKLSDYGAVLKQRDTWMFCMLYAVTFGGFVGMSNYLTIFFNTQYGLSPVRAADFATVCVIAGSFFRPVGGWLADRLGGIRMLIALYAVVAIMMACISTLPPLPLMIGLLFIAMMALGMGNGSVFQLVPLRFQNEIGIVTGIVGAAGGLGGYFLPKVLGNLKLSAGTYTPGFLILSGVALLCIALIFLVQGAWKKTWIGSGGKARVESPAMQNTVAS
- a CDS encoding molybdenum cofactor guanylyltransferase, which encodes MAAEGVDRLDGATVRAGAGEAAEKGLCGIILAGGQSRRMGTDKALLRIGETTLLRRLADQMAALGLSRIVLSVGDGGREAVYREQLAGLAANVVYVSDRYPDCGPLAGLHAALSALPEPGYGFVMACDMPLLSPSLFRRMAQTAATSREPDVIRTEGQPFHALYHTRIADTLAKRLEQRDLRVMGLLGDLDTILLDCEPEEEAAFVNLNNPELFDQYLRQLNR
- a CDS encoding ANTAR domain-containing response regulator translates to MMKSILVVEEGRAPVSMHSLQQNCRTLHRAASVDEVRSLINVADAAVMHVPLERMQHWQSAIAGMKRLPTLWLCTESAVPGELDFGFTLDGVLFSSMNTLEMGVALKWGQRVFLQRKRWAEEREQLLQRLDERKWIDQAKAVLCEVKGISEAEAYDFLRKQAMNERKRIGDIAASIVKVYQLIHG